The genome window GTTCCCCCCAAATCAGGCGAACTAGCTGTCTGAAAAGCTGGGGATAACGGATGGTTTCCTATGGCAGGTAGAGACGGCAAGGGAAAAGATGGCGGGATTGAAAACGGTCGCGTGCCGATTTTGCCGCTGCCGCTCCCTTCCAATGTGACGCGGCTGCCTTCGGCTGACCGGCGCGAGAAGTTGCGCATCGTGGAAGCGCTGCTGTTTGCCGCCGCCGAACCGCTCGACGAAGCTTCGCTGGCGAAGCATCTCGGCGCGAAAGACGACGTGCGCCAGCTTCTGGAAGAGCTTCAGCAGCTTTACGCCGGGCGTGGCGTCAACCTCGTCCACGTGGCGGGCAAGTGGGCGTTCCGTACTGCGGAAGACCTCTCGTTCCTGCTTGAACATTATTCCATCGAGCAGCGCAAACTATCCAAGGCCGCACTCGAAACGCTCGCCATCATCGCCTATCACCAGCCGGTGACGCGCGCCGAGATCGAGGAAATTCGCGGCGTCTCGACATCCAAGGGTTCGCTCGACGTGCTGCTCGAAATCGGCTGGGTGCGCCTTCGCGGACGCCGTCGCGCGCCGGGCCGCCCCACCACCTACGGCACCACGGAAGCGTTCCTCGATCATTTTGGCTTCGATTCCATCCGCGACCTGCCCGGCCTCGCCGAACTCAAGGGAGCGGGCCTCCTCGACAGCAACCTGCCGCCCGGCTTCTCCGTGCCGGAGCCGAACGACAGCATGGCCCTTCGCGACGACGAAGATCCGCTGGAGGACGAGCCATCGGGCAGGCACACGGATGCCGAAGACGACGCTCCCGTCGAGGTGGAGCCGGAAGCCCACAAGCCGCATCCCG of Rhodomicrobium vannielii ATCC 17100 contains these proteins:
- the scpB gene encoding SMC-Scp complex subunit ScpB; its protein translation is MAGRDGKGKDGGIENGRVPILPLPLPSNVTRLPSADRREKLRIVEALLFAAAEPLDEASLAKHLGAKDDVRQLLEELQQLYAGRGVNLVHVAGKWAFRTAEDLSFLLEHYSIEQRKLSKAALETLAIIAYHQPVTRAEIEEIRGVSTSKGSLDVLLEIGWVRLRGRRRAPGRPTTYGTTEAFLDHFGFDSIRDLPGLAELKGAGLLDSNLPPGFSVPEPNDSMALRDDEDPLEDEPSGRHTDAEDDAPVEVEPEAHKPHPVLVASAG